Proteins encoded within one genomic window of Ostrinia nubilalis chromosome 5, ilOstNubi1.1, whole genome shotgun sequence:
- the LOC135071735 gene encoding chromobox protein homolog 7 — MHKMELGDSVYAAERIMKKRIRKNKVEYYVKWKGWKPKHNTWEPEENILDPRLIQSFERGEDLRRQGRKRERDHSPVERARSGSEERHPPPGKRKAEVLSRESGKIGVTITMSPPAKRHDSSKLNGSRTPHVILPPPPAAPPGGAAAPASPAAEAAAPRSGPRRAPHSPEEADAHIPPERERRTDSQPTATAPAEPKGARPPPPTSQPEDEDSWGEAPLAVPPPPPQPARRGASYWLARSPVADQIFITDVTVNLQTVTIRECRTEKGFFRSREPRPNDVT, encoded by the coding sequence AACAAAGTGGAGTACTACGTGAAATGGAAAGGGTGGAAGCCGAAGCACAACACCTGGGAACCGGAGGAGAACATCCTCGACCCCCGGCTCATACAAAGTTTCGAACGCGGCGAGGACTTGAGGCGTCAAGGACGCAAGCGGGAGCGGGATCACTCCCCGGTCGAGCGCGCGCGGAGCGGCTCCGAGGAGCGCCACCCGCCGCCCGGCAAGCGCAAGGCCGAGGTGCTGTCCCGGGAGTCGGGCAAGATCGGCGTCACCATAACCATGAGTCCTCCGGCGAAGAGGCACGATAGCAGCAAGTTGAACGGCTCACGAACGCCGCACGTTATTCTTCCTCCGCCGCCGGCCGCGCCGCCCGGCGgggccgccgcgcccgcctccCCCGCCGCGGAAGCCGCCGCGCCCCGGTCCGGTCCTAGACGAGCCCCTCACTCGCCGGAGGAGGCCGACGCTCATATTCCCCCAGAAAGAGAAAGACGCACCGACTCCCAGCCGACTGCGACAGCGCCCGCGGAGCCGAAAGGCGCCCGACCACCACCCCCGACGAGTCAACCCGAAGACGAAGATTCCTGGGGCGAAGCGCCGCTCGCGGTGCCTCCCCCGCCGCCGCAGCCCGCTCGCCGAGGAGCCTCGTACTGGCTGGCGCGCTCGCCCGTCGCCGACCAGATCTTCATCACCGACGTGACCGTGAACCTCCAGACCGTCACCATCAGAGAGTGCCGCACGGAGAAGGGTTTCTTCAGATCTCGAGAGCCCCGACCAAACGACGTGACGTAA